CGAACTGGTATCGACGAATTCATCGCTTGGTCGAATGAGCGATCCACTCGCCGTGGATCATCCCATCGACTTCCGCGCAGCCCACGCCGGATACCGAGGCGAGGGCAAAGCCGTTCTTGTTAAGGAAAGCTTCGACCTGCTCCGGGCGGATTCCCCAGCGAAACGGCTCGTTCATTGCTTCCAACATCCGGTCGATCTTTGCCTGGTTTGCGCTCATCGAAGGATGCCCCTGGTCGTCGAGGCCGACAAACGTGAAGATCAGCGTGCTGCCGCTGGGTAGTTCCGCCAGGACCTGCTCGACCTCCGACTCGGTGAGGTACATGAAGACACCCTCGGCAACGTAGGTCGTTGGTTTGTCGAAGCGCGGGAGATTGTCGCCCGCGGGCAAGTCCGCCGCGACGAACGTGATGGGCTTGGCGGGAAGTTGAGCGAGAAGGCTCCGCTTCCTCGACTGCAACTCCCCCCGGTCCAACTCTGCAACGGTTCGGCGCGAGGCCTGCATATAGGCAAGGCCGTCCAGCCCGGCACCGAGGACCACCAAGACTGCAGGGTTGATCTCGTCGACCAGTTGCTGGATCCGCACCTTGCGTGCGCCGTAGTGGGCGCACACGCCGGGTATTCCCCGGTTCTCACCTCGGTGGACCATCCACCGAATGGCTCGATTCCTGAACAGCCATCGCGCCGGGTTGCGCATGGCGGCCAGCATCCTGTCGGTGTAGTCAACAAGGTCCGTTGGCAGCGGCTTGCCATCGCATGCGGTCAACCACAGCCCGAGGAGGACCGTCTCCGCCGTCGATTTTGGGAACACTTCTGAGAGCATACGGCTTTCGCCTACCGTCCTCGACGCTGTATCGAGGCAGGGTGACAGTAAACCCCTGTATCACCAGTCGCGTCACGCTGTGGACCGGCCGAAGAGGGTCGAGACGCGCCCCCGGCGAATCGAGTGGGCGGTGAATGGATTGGCACATTTAGGGCGCCGATCCGCGGCGGAGGAAGACCAACATGATCCTATTCTCGTCACGCAAGCTCGAGTCCGTCCTGGCAAACGGGGAACTGGGACCCTGGGACAAAGCACGCTACGCCATCATCCCTTCCGTTCTGGGCGCGTTGGGCGGCCTCAGCTATCTGGTGCGACCCGCGTTTGGTCAGCACACGCCGGCCGAGGTTGCCTTGGTTGGATCGACCTGCCAGGTCCTTGCGGCGATCCTCGCCTACCACGGTTTCAAGCGGTGTTTCGAAACGAACCAATCTTTCGGGGGCGAGTCGTTTCTCGAGCGCTTCACGATCCTGTTGCTTCCACCCTTGCTGATCACAGGGATCATTGGGATCAGTTTAAGCTTGACCGTGATTGGCATTGCCGCTACGTTACGGCAGGGCGTGCCGGAGGCGGGCGTCTGGGCCGGCGGGACAGTCGCGGTGATGAATCCCTTGTTCGTTTGGGTGTTGTACCGGATGCTCGACTGCTCCTTTGAGCGGCTAGGAACTCGGCTTCGAGGGGACTGATTCGCTCGGTTGGAAGGGTCACGGCTGAGCCAAACTTGAGGCGAGATGCCGAATCAACCTCTCGAATCCGATTGGAAGTGCGACGGGCCTCGCACGATCGATTAGCATGAGCAGCCTCGACCCGTCGGAGAAGCGTAGGCTTCTGAGCGAGGCTCTGATGGCCGAAGAGGGGATCGCGTTTCGGTCCGCGTTGCCGGGCATCGAGTCGGAGGAGGAGACCTCGCTGCGGGCCGCCGAGGAGGTGGGGGCGCGCATCGTGTGCCTCTTCTGCGTTGCGGGTGCCGCCGAGGACGTCAGGAACACGTTCTGGCGCGAGTACCTTGAGGAGCACGAGCTCTGGGAGCACCTGACCCCGCAAGAGACCTCTCTCCTTGCAAGGGCCGAGCCGGACGAGCGCGCCAACATCGACGCCTCGTGGCGCAGCGAGGCGCTGTTCGTCTTGATGTGGGCCGCGGGACTCTTCGAGGAGCTTCCGATTCCCAGGGAGCAAGTGGACAGTGGCATCATCGTCGGTCGTTTTCCGCCACCCGACGCGTCGCCCTGGCCCTTCGTCCAGGGATTGACCCTCAGGTCCAAGACCGAAATCCTCGACGCCGCGGACCTGATCTACCGGCTGCACTGGGAGGTGCGCCATGCCGCAAGGCACGGTAAGAAACCGCCCGGAGGGTTGGATCCGGGAGTCGTCCAAGAGCGCCACCACGCCCTCAACTGGCTGATCCGCTACGGCGAGCAGGAGTGGGACGTCGTGTCCACCGACACTTGAGGAACGGGCGACAATCGGTTGTGGCTGCCGTCGATGCTGTATCGTGACTGAGTGGCCGCAAACCCGTGTATCACCGTCCATGTCACGCTCCTGTCCGATGGGGCGACGTGCGCGATTCCCGTCGGGTTCGACCCGAAGGAGCTCTTCGGCAAGGTGCGGGCGCCCGTGAAGGTGACCCTGAACGGCTTCACGTTCCGTAGCACGATCGCGTCGATGGGCGGCGAGACGTTCATCCCCCTGCGCCGGAGCAACCGGGAGGCCGCGGGCCTGGCAGGAGGCGAGAGCCTCGACGTCCGCATCGAACTCGACACCGAATCGCGAACGGTCGAGCCTCCGAGAGACCTTGCGGACGCGCTGAAAACGGCCCCCGGCGCGTGGACGCGCTGGAACGAACTCAGCTTCACCCATCAGCGCGAGACCGTCGAGGCGGTCGAAGGGGCGAAGCGATCCGAGACGCGCGCGCTTCGCATCGAGCGGGCAGTGAAGGGATTGGCGGACGAGGAGTAGGTCCCGAAGGCGCCGGTCCACACGGGCGCCCATCCGCCAGCAAGACACTAGGAAAGACCCAGCGCCAGGCGCAACCCCTGCTCCACGGCGCCGAGTCGAGCCCTGCCCAAAGAGCCGGCCCGTTCGACGAGCACGGCCTTGTCGATCGTAACGACCTGGGACACGTTGGCGACCGAATCGCGCGGCAAGCCCGTCGCCCGTTTGGGCAGGAGCACGTTGCCCGGCGCCGCGCTCAGGGCCAGATTCGAGGTCAGCACCACGGCGATCGTGGTTGCAATGCGGCTCGCGTTGAACGCATCGTCCTGCACGATCAAGACCGGGCGGCGAAACCCCGGCCCGGACCCACGGGGCTCGCCGAGATCGGCCCACCAGATCTCTCCCCGCCGACTCACCAATCCCCTTCGACAGCCGTGCGCTGGGCGCGCGCGAGCCGAGGGTCGAGGGCGCCCGGTTGCGCGTCGTACACCGCGTTGAGGCGTTCCGTCACCCGGTCCGCGCGGTGCCGGGCGACGTACTCCTCGATCGCCTGCGCGTAGAGCGCACTGCGCGATTTTCCAAGCCGCTTGGCAAGCCGGTCCGCCGCGGCAAACAACTCGTCCGGCAGCGAGATCGCCGTTTTCATACTCTAGTTATACCACGGTATGACTGGCGGATTGCCTACCCCTTCGGCTCGCGCGGATCCGGCACGACGCTCAGCTTCTGCGTCACCGACTTGCCGTCGACCGTGAGCGTCACCGTGTACTCGCCCGGCGCGACCGAAACCCCTCGTCCCCCGAAATCCCACACGATCCGGTGGGCGCCGGCTTCGGCGGAGAGCGGAAGCGTGGGCTTCACCCAGTAAGGCGCGATCGTGAGGGTGCTCGCGTTGGGCGGTCTCGGCTTGTCGGTGCTTGAGAACCTGCGGACCTCCTTGCCTGAGGAGTCGGTGATCGTCAGCTCCACCACCCCCGCGGCTCGAGCAAGCGCGTAGTCGAGGATCGCACCGTTCGGCGGGTTCTCGCAACGCGGTTCCTCGATGGGAAGCGGCGTGCCGTCGTCGAACCCGGGACCCCGGACGAACAGCACGGCAGGCGAGGGTTGGAACAACACCACCGGCGTCGAGGCCGTTTGCGGAGACATCTGCCTCAGAGGGGACGCGTCGTCGAGGATCCAGACCGCGCGTCCGTGCGTTCCCACCACGATGTCTGCGCCCGCAAACACGAGGTCGCGCACCGAGGCCGGCGGCAGGTTGAGCTGCAAGGGCTGCCACGACCCGCCGTCGTCGAACGACGCGAACACGCCCCGCTCCGTGCCTGCGTAGAGGAGCCCCTTTCGGATCGGGTCCTCGCGCACCACGTTCACCCACTGGTCCGACGGAAGACCCTTCGTGGTGAGGGTCCACGTCTTCCCGCCGTCGTGCGTGCGATAAATGTAGGGCCGGTTGTCGTCCAGCCGGTGCCGATCGATGGCGGCGTACGCGGTCTGCGCGTCGAAGGGGGACGCGTCGATGATGCCTACCTTGCTCCATGGGGTGAGTTGGGGAGGGGTCACGTTCTGCCAACTCTTGCCCTCGTCGCGGGTGATCCAGATCAGCCCGTCGTCGGTGCCGGCCCAGATCTGGCCCTTCGCGACGGGCGAAGGTGCGAGCCAGTACACGACCCCGCGCCGGGGCGAGCCGTCGTGATCCGCGGCGGTCGGGGCATCCAGGTTCGCTGGCACGGTGTTCGTCTCGCGCGTGAGGTCCGGGCTGATCGTCTGCCAGCTCCGGCCGCCGTCGCCGCTTCGAAACACGCGCTGGTGGCTGGTGTAGAACACCTTCGGGTCGAGCGGGGATGCGGCGATCGGGAGGGTCCACGTCTTGCGCCAAGGTCCGCCCTCTTTGCCGGCGGTCGGGTTCACGGTCATGTGCCAGCCGTCCGCGAGCCGTTCGATGGTGCCGCCATCGTCGATCACCGTGCCGGGGTGGAGCCGATCCACTGCGATCGTGCCGCTTTCGCCCCCGGCGGCCATCGGACGCCAGTCGCGCATCGAGATGTTGTCGTGATTCGAGCGGCTGGGCAGGGCCATCGCACCGGAATCCTGCTGCGCGCCGTACACCCAGTAAGGGAACCGTGTGTCCGCGATCACGTGATAGAACTGGCCCGTGGGCTGGTTCAACCAGCTGCTCCACGTGTTCCCCCGGTCCACGCTCACGACCGTTCCCTGGTCGCTCGCAACGATCATCCGGTTCGGATCGTCCGGGTTGATCCAGAGGGACTGGTAGTCGTCGCCCCCCGGCGAGCCCTTGATGGGGAGGAAGTGCTTGCCGCCGTCGGTGGAGCGGTACATCCCCGTGTTCATCACGTACACCATCTCGGGGTCCTTCGGGTCGGGCGTGATGCCTCCGAAGTACCAGCCGCGGCCCCACAACCGGGAGTCGGAGGTTGCCAGGGACCAGTTCAGCCCCTTATCCTCGGACACGAAGATGCCGCCGCCCTCTTTGGCGTTCGTGTCCACGACGGCGTACACACGGTCGGGCTTCGCGGGCGAGAACGCGATGCCCATGTGCCCGAAGAACGCAGGCAGGCCATGGCCCTCGATCCGCGTCCAGGTCTTGCCGGCGTCGGTGGTGCGGTACAGGCCGCTGCCGGGCCCGCTGCTGGGCGGGTAGATGGACCACGGCGGCCTACGAGTTTGCCAGAGCGTTGCGAGGATGGTGTTCGGATCGCTCGGGTCCATCGCGAGGTCGATCGCGCCCGTGTCGGCGTCCTTGAACAGCACCTTGCGCCAGCTCTTTCCGCCGTCGGTGGACTTGAAGACGCCGCGCTGTTCGTTGGGGCCGTAAGGGTGGCCGAGGGCCGCGACGTAGACGGTGTCGGCGTCCCGCGGGTCCACGAGGATCTTGCCGATCTGGCGGGTGTCCTCGAGGCCGATGCGCGTCCAACTGTCGCCGCCGTCCGTGGACTTGAGCATGCCGTCGCCCTGCTGGATGTCGCTCCGCATGTCCGCCTCGCCCGTACCCACGTAGATCACGTTGGGATCGCTGGGCGCAACCGCAAGGGCGCCGATCGAGGCGACCCCCATCTCGTCGCAGACCGGCCACCACGTGCGACCCGAATTGCGCGTCTCCCACACCCCGCCGCCGACCGCCCCGAAGTAGTAGCGCTCGGGTTGTCCGGGCACGCCGCAGCATGCAAGGCACCGGCCCGCCCTGAACGGCCCCACGAGCCGGTAGCTCAGACCGCCGAACAGCGAGGCGTCGTAGGTCTGAGCGGACCCGAGGGCTGCGGCGCCGAACGCAAGGAGGATGGCGAGGACCGATCTCATGGATCGATGTTAGTCCGCTTCGAGGCGGGAAGCAAGGGGGTGGGGTACCGTCGCCTCGGGGCCAAAGAACCGTGGCTGAGTTCCTCACACACAAGAACATGCGTTGGTACGGGCCGGGCGATTCGGTGTCGCTTCGGGACATCCGGCAGGCGGGGTGCCAAGGCGTGGTCACGGCGCTGCACCAGGTGCCGGTGGGCGAGGTGTGGAGCGTCGACGCCATCCTCGAGCGCCGGGCTTTGATCGAAGCCGCCGGACTGGAGTGGCGGGTCGTCGAGAGTCTGCCCGTGCACGACGCCATCAAGCGACGCGACGGCGAGCGCCCTCGGTACATCGACCGTTACCGCACGAGCCTGGAGAACCTTGCCAAGTGCGGAGTGAGCGTGGTCACGTACAACTTCATGCCCGTGTTCGATTGGCTGCGCACGGACGTGGAGAGCCCGCTCGCCGACGGCAGCAACACGCTGCGCTTCGACCGCTCCCACCTCGCCGCGTTCGATCTGTACGTGTTCGGGCGCCCTGGGGCGGAGGGGGATTACTCGCCCGAAGAGGTTGAGAAGGCAAACCGGCTGTCGCAACTCCAGCGGGACCGTTTGACCGCGACGGTCCTCATGGGTTTGCCGGGAAGCGACGAGCCGTTCACCCTCGACGGGGTGCGTCAGGCCATGGCCTCGTACGCGGACATCGATGCGGCCGCCCTTAGGGAGAATCTCGGGCTGTTTCTGCGAGACGTGGTGCCTACGGCGGAGGAGAACGGTGTGCGTCTGGCGATCCACCCCGACGATCCGCCGTTTCCCGTGTTCGGTCTGCCCCGCGTCGTGAGCACCGAAGCGGATCTGGCCTGGATCTTGGATGCCGCGCCCTCGCCCAGCAATGGGCTGTGCTTCTGCACGGGGTCGCTTGGCGTTCGGCCCGACAACGACGTGCCGGCCATGCTGGGGCGCCTCGGCTCGCACGTCCACTTCCTTCACCTTCGCAACACGAGGCGCGACGGGGAGGGTGGTTTCTGCGAATCCGGCCATCTGGAGGGCGACACGGACATGGCTGCCGTGATGCGCGCGGTGTTGGAGATCATGCGCCGTCGGGGCGAGCCGTTGCCAATGCGGCCCGACCACGGCCTCCAGATGCTTGACGACCTCCACAAGCGCGCCACCCCCGGCTACTCCGCCATCGGCCGCCTCAAGGGTCTCGCCGAGCTAAGGGGCTTGGAAATGGGGCTGGCCAGCCGGTGAAGCCGATCCCTCTCCTCGCCAAGACCAGCCTCGTCCTCAGCCTCTTGGCCACGCTCTGGTTGCGCGAGTCGGGGACGGGCTCTGTCTCTTGGCCCCAGATCACCACTGGAACCTCTGGGGGTTGGAGGGGCACGGCGGGGAGGTGGACCTGATCCGCGAGGGTGGGGAGTGGAAGATCGACTCGCACACACCCTACGTTGAGATGATGCGCCGAATCTTGGGGGACTCCCCTTGACGGCTGGCGGTCAACGCGATGGGGTCTGCGACCGTACTCCCAACGATGGAAAGCGAATACCGAGCCTCCTTTGGGCGTCGTAGTTCCGCGGGCGCAGGAATCTCCCTCGTGACGTCGGTCGGCGTCGCCGTGGCCGTGCAGGTCTCCTGGTCGATCAACCACTCGATCGGATGGGCGATCTGGCATGGGTTGCTGAACTGGATCTACGTGATCTACCGGTGGATCGTGGGCGTCGGCTGAGCAGATCCATGGCAGACCCGGTGGAAGACCTGGTGCTCGACCTCCTCGAGTGGATCGGGCCGCACTCGAGGCCCTACGCCGAAACGGTCGAGGCGTGGCGAACGTCGTGCCCGCGCCTGCCGGTCTGGGAGGAGGCGCACGATCGCGGCTTTCTCGAGCATTGCAACGAGCCCGGACGCGGCGCGAGGCTGTTGGTTTCGGCGAAGGGGCGGGAGCATCTCCGGGCGCATCGGGGCCTCGCGGCGTGGCGCGAGGAGAGTGGCGCCCCGGAGACAGCAAATGACGCCTGAGCCCGAAGCACGCAGCTTAAGCAAACCAAAGAAGCGAGGGAGTCTGCTGTGGACTCTCCTGCATGTCACGGGGGTGCTTGTGTGCGTTGCCACGTTGCTCGGCTATGCGGGGAAGTGGATGTGGGCCCTCGATCTCCTCTCGGCGTTCCGCATGCACTACCTTGCGATCTTGTTTGGAGCGCTCGTTGCAGTGCTTGGGACGCGACGGTTTCGCTGGGCGGCCCTCTACGGCCTTGGGTGCTTGCTGAATCTTGTTGCGGTGATGCCCTACTATTGGCCAGTCAAACCCACGGGGAACGAGAAGGCCGAGACTCTTCGGATCGTGTCGCTCAATGTCAATACCGAGAACGACCGGTACGACCTGGTCGAAGGGTTTCTTCGCGACCGCCATCCCGACTTCGTCCTGCTTATGGAGATCGACGTCGCGTGGGTGAGGGCGCTCGAGGGCCTCAAAGGGGACTACCCGTACCAACTCGTCGAGCCGCGGGGTGACAATTTCGGCATCGCACTCCTGAGTCGCCACCCATTCCTGAAGGGTGAAGTCGCGTTCGTCGGCGAGTCGGGGGTGCCTTCCGTGATCGCCTACAGTTCGGTGAACGGCCACGCGGTCACGCTCGTCGGCACGCATCCTCTCCCACCGCTTCATGCAGACACGGCGAGGTTGCGCAACGAGCAACTCGCAGCCATTGCTTCGAGGCTACGGGGCGAGACCGGCCCAACGCTCCTTGTGGGAGACCTGAACATGACGCCGTGGTCCTCGGCCTTCGACGAATTGGCGAAGAGCACCGGCCTGCGGGACAGCTCGCTGGGCAGGGGCGTCCACCCAACGTGGCCAGCCATGAGGATTTGGCTGGGTATCCCGATCGACTTCTGCCTCGTCTCCAAGGGGGTCGAGATTCGGGATGCCAATGTCGGCTCCGCAGTCGGTTCGGACCACCTGCCTCTGGTGGTCGACTTTCGGCTCTAGGCACCTCGGATCACACACGTCACAATGAGGGCGGGGGACTCATGGAAAAGAACCGTCTCGAGGCGTTCAGCGACGGGGTGATCGCCATCATCATCACGATCATGGTGCTCGAGTTGAAGGTGCCGCACGGCGTCGAACTCGAGGCACTGGCGCCGTTGCTGCCGGTGTTCCTCAGCTACCTGCTGAGTTTCGTGTACCTGGCGATCTACTGGAACAACCACCACCACATGCTTCAGACCACGCGCAAGGTCTCCGGACCGATGCTTTGGGCGAATTTGCACTTGCTGTTCTGGTTGTCCCTCGTGCCGTTCACCACGGGGTGGATGGGCGAGAACCACTTTTCCGCGGCGCCGGCCGGCGTGTACGGCATCGTCCTGTTTATGGCCGCCATCGCGTACTTCCTCCTCCAACACCAGATCATCAAGGCGCAGGGTCCGGATTCGCTGTTGAAAGCGGCCGTGGGGAAGGACTGGAAGGGCAAGGTGTCGCCGATCCTGTACCTCGTGGCGATCGGGCTCGCGTGGGTCTGGCATTGGGGATCGATCGCGCTGTACGTGATCGTCGCCCTCATGTGGCTCGTCCCGGATCGGCGGATCGAGCGGGCCCTGACGGACGACGCCTGACCTTGAGGAATCCTGCTCGCGTGCACGGTCTGGACGATGCGTTTGTTGGCAGAATCGAGGCGACCTTCGGAGCGGAGGGTCGGCAGTGGCTGGAGACCTTCCCCTCGCTCCTGGAACGTGTGTGCGCACACTGGGGGCTGGTGCGAATTCGCGCGTTCCCAAACCTCTCCTACAACTACGTGGCGGGCGCCGAGCGCGGAGGCGAGCCGGTCGTGGTGAAGCTCGGGGTGCCCTGCAGGGAACTCAGAACCGAAGTGGGTGCTCTTCGGGTCTATGGCGGACACGGTGCGGTGCGTCTGTTGGATGCCGACGAGGGGCTCGGTGCGCTGCTCCTGGAGCGACTCGTGCCCGGCGCGTCCCTTACAACCCTCGACGACGCGGAGGCGACGGTAGCCGCCGCCCAGGTGATGCGGGATCTCCACCGTGCGCCGCCGTTGGGCGGTGCCTTTCCCACCATCGAGGATTGGTTTGGCGGGTTCGACCGTCTCCGCCGCCGATTCGAAGGAGGTACCGGTCCGTTTCCGACCGCTTTGGTGGAAGCGGCCGAAACCATGGGCAGGGAGCTTCTGGCAGAGCAGGCGCCCGCCCGTCTACTTCATGGCGACCTGCATCATGAGAACGTGCTTTCGGCGGGACGCGCCCCTTGGCTCGCCATCGATCCCAAGGGCGTGGAGGGCGAGCCCGCCTACGAGCCGGGCGCGTGGCTTCGCAATCCTCCCGGCTTCGCGCAGCAGCCCGGCGCGAAAGAACGGACCCGGCGACGCATCGCGCAGTTCGCCGAGATCTTGGATCTCGACCCCGTTCGGATCGCCCGATGGGCGGCGTGCCAGGCCGTGCTCTCGGTCTGGTGGAGCTTCGAGGACGGTGACCGGGAGTGGCGTTCGGGTCTTGGCACCGCGGAACTCCTTTGCTCGATCCCGTAGAATTCAGCAAGGCATGTCCCGTTACCTCGGATTGATTGTGGCGATTGGCGGCACGGTCGTCACGGGCGGTTTGGCCCTCTGGGTGTCCTCGGCCTGGTTCACCGGCTTCGCCCCGTTCGCGCTCCTGACCCTTTTGGGCGTTCGGGATCTCTTTCAAACGCGCCACAGCCTCCAGCGGAACTACCCGATCGTGTCGCATCTCAGGTGGTTCTTCGAGGACATCCGGCCGGAGATGCAGCAGTACTTCGTCGAAAGCGACCTCGATGGACGCCCCTTCGATCGCGATGCGCGCGCCCTTGTCTACGAGCGGGCCAAGGACGTGAACGAGGAGAAAGCGTTCGGGACCGAACTCGACGTCTACGCCATCGGTTACGAGTGGTTCGCCCATTCGCTCGCTCCCGTTTCACCGCAAGAGGCGCCGCCGCGCGTCGAGGTGGGCGGGACGGAGTGCAAGCAGCCGTACTCGATGGCGTTGCTCAACGTCTCGGCGATGAGTTTTGGCGCCCTCAGCAGCAACGCGATCCTCGCGCTCAACAAGGGCGCAAGGCTTGGGGGGTTCGCGCACGACACGGGCGAGGGAGGATTGACGAAGTACCACCTCGAGCCTGGGGGAGACCTCGTCTGGGAGATCGGAAGCGGTTACTTCGGATGCCGCACGAACCAGGGGGAGTTCGACCTCGAGCGGTTCCGCGACAAAGCGGCCGCCCAGTCGGTGAAGTGCATCTCGATCAAGCTCTCGCAAGGCGCCAAGCCGGGTCTGGGAGGGGTGATGCCCGCGTCCAAGGTGACCCGCGAAATCGCCGAGATCCGCGGGGTGCCGGAAGGGGAGAAGTGCGTTTCGCCCCCGTACCACACTGCGTTCGACACCCCGCGCGGACTGATCGAGTTCGTGCGCACTTTGCGGGAAGCCAGCGGGGGTAAGCCGACCGGCTTCAAACTTTGCGTTGGCGACGAGTCGGAGTTTCTCGGCATTTGCAAGGCGATGTTGGAGATGGAGTGCACCCCCGATTTCATCATCGTGGATGGTGGGGAGGGAGGAACCGGAGCCGCCCCCCTCGAGTTCGAGGACCATGTGGGGACCCCTCTGACGGAGGGCCTGCAATTCGTCCACAACGCGCTGGTCGGCGTGGGACTGCGAGACCAGATCCGGCTCGGCTGCAGCGGCAAGGTCTCCTCGGCGTTCGAGATGGCCAAGCGCCTCGCTCAGGGTGCCGACTACTGCAACGCCGCGAGGGCCATGATGTTCGCGCTTGGTTGCATTCAGGCCCAGCGGTGCCAAACCAACACGTGCCCCGTGGGAGTCACCACGCAGGATCCACGCCGCGTGAGAGGGCTGGTCGTCGAGGACAAGGCGCGGCGCGTCTGCAATTTCCAGCGCAACACGGTTGCAGACCTGATGCAATTGGTGGCAGCCATGGGCCTGGAAGGCCCTGCGCAGCTCGGGCCCGATCTGCTGATGCGGCGCATCGACGGCACCACGGTCCGCAGCTATGCGGAGCTCTTCCTTTCCCTCGCGCCCGGCGCGCTCTTGGAGGAAGGGCCCCCCGGGCGATGGGGTCCGCTGTGGCGCAGCGCCTCTTCCGAACGATTCCGAATCCCGGCGGCGGCCCGCCGCTGAACAGACCCATGGGCATCTCCTACACCGACGAGCTTTCCTATTTGAGACCTTCGCAGTTGTCCGGCTTTTTTGCCGGATGGCCCAAGCACCCGGATCCGGCCGCGCATCTGGAGATCCTCCGCGGAAGCCACGCGGTCTGGCTGGCGATGGACGGCGATCGTTGCGTCGGCTTCGTGAACGCCCTCTCGGACGGTGGGTTCTATGCCCACATCCCCCTCTTGGAGGTGCTTCCCGAGTACAAGGGCCGCGGCATCGGCTCGGAGCTTCTACGGCGCATGACCCAGACCCTGGAGGGCCACTACGCCGTCGATGTCCTG
This portion of the Fimbriimonadaceae bacterium genome encodes:
- a CDS encoding FMN-binding glutamate synthase family protein, translating into MSRYLGLIVAIGGTVVTGGLALWVSSAWFTGFAPFALLTLLGVRDLFQTRHSLQRNYPIVSHLRWFFEDIRPEMQQYFVESDLDGRPFDRDARALVYERAKDVNEEKAFGTELDVYAIGYEWFAHSLAPVSPQEAPPRVEVGGTECKQPYSMALLNVSAMSFGALSSNAILALNKGARLGGFAHDTGEGGLTKYHLEPGGDLVWEIGSGYFGCRTNQGEFDLERFRDKAAAQSVKCISIKLSQGAKPGLGGVMPASKVTREIAEIRGVPEGEKCVSPPYHTAFDTPRGLIEFVRTLREASGGKPTGFKLCVGDESEFLGICKAMLEMECTPDFIIVDGGEGGTGAAPLEFEDHVGTPLTEGLQFVHNALVGVGLRDQIRLGCSGKVSSAFEMAKRLAQGADYCNAARAMMFALGCIQAQRCQTNTCPVGVTTQDPRRVRGLVVEDKARRVCNFQRNTVADLMQLVAAMGLEGPAQLGPDLLMRRIDGTTVRSYAELFLSLAPGALLEEGPPGRWGPLWRSASSERFRIPAAARR
- a CDS encoding aminoglycoside phosphotransferase family protein is translated as MHGLDDAFVGRIEATFGAEGRQWLETFPSLLERVCAHWGLVRIRAFPNLSYNYVAGAERGGEPVVVKLGVPCRELRTEVGALRVYGGHGAVRLLDADEGLGALLLERLVPGASLTTLDDAEATVAAAQVMRDLHRAPPLGGAFPTIEDWFGGFDRLRRRFEGGTGPFPTALVEAAETMGRELLAEQAPARLLHGDLHHENVLSAGRAPWLAIDPKGVEGEPAYEPGAWLRNPPGFAQQPGAKERTRRRIAQFAEILDLDPVRIARWAACQAVLSVWWSFEDGDREWRSGLGTAELLCSIP
- a CDS encoding TMEM175 family protein; this translates as MEKNRLEAFSDGVIAIIITIMVLELKVPHGVELEALAPLLPVFLSYLLSFVYLAIYWNNHHHMLQTTRKVSGPMLWANLHLLFWLSLVPFTTGWMGENHFSAAPAGVYGIVLFMAAIAYFLLQHQIIKAQGPDSLLKAAVGKDWKGKVSPILYLVAIGLAWVWHWGSIALYVIVALMWLVPDRRIERALTDDA
- a CDS encoding YdeI/OmpD-associated family protein, with translation MAANPCITVHVTLLSDGATCAIPVGFDPKELFGKVRAPVKVTLNGFTFRSTIASMGGETFIPLRRSNREAAGLAGGESLDVRIELDTESRTVEPPRDLADALKTAPGAWTRWNELSFTHQRETVEAVEGAKRSETRALRIERAVKGLADEE
- a CDS encoding endonuclease/exonuclease/phosphatase family protein, which produces MLVCVATLLGYAGKWMWALDLLSAFRMHYLAILFGALVAVLGTRRFRWAALYGLGCLLNLVAVMPYYWPVKPTGNEKAETLRIVSLNVNTENDRYDLVEGFLRDRHPDFVLLMEIDVAWVRALEGLKGDYPYQLVEPRGDNFGIALLSRHPFLKGEVAFVGESGVPSVIAYSSVNGHAVTLVGTHPLPPLHADTARLRNEQLAAIASRLRGETGPTLLVGDLNMTPWSSAFDELAKSTGLRDSSLGRGVHPTWPAMRIWLGIPIDFCLVSKGVEIRDANVGSAVGSDHLPLVVDFRL
- a CDS encoding ribbon-helix-helix protein, CopG family, with the translated sequence MKTAISLPDELFAAADRLAKRLGKSRSALYAQAIEEYVARHRADRVTERLNAVYDAQPGALDPRLARAQRTAVEGDW
- a CDS encoding class I SAM-dependent methyltransferase; this translates as MFPKSTAETVLLGLWLTACDGKPLPTDLVDYTDRMLAAMRNPARWLFRNRAIRWMVHRGENRGIPGVCAHYGARKVRIQQLVDEINPAVLVVLGAGLDGLAYMQASRRTVAELDRGELQSRKRSLLAQLPAKPITFVAADLPAGDNLPRFDKPTTYVAEGVFMYLTESEVEQVLAELPSGSTLIFTFVGLDDQGHPSMSANQAKIDRMLEAMNEPFRWGIRPEQVEAFLNKNGFALASVSGVGCAEVDGMIHGEWIAHSTKR
- a CDS encoding DUF4272 domain-containing protein, yielding MSSLDPSEKRRLLSEALMAEEGIAFRSALPGIESEEETSLRAAEEVGARIVCLFCVAGAAEDVRNTFWREYLEEHELWEHLTPQETSLLARAEPDERANIDASWRSEALFVLMWAAGLFEELPIPREQVDSGIIVGRFPPPDASPWPFVQGLTLRSKTEILDAADLIYRLHWEVRHAARHGKKPPGGLDPGVVQERHHALNWLIRYGEQEWDVVSTDT
- a CDS encoding type II toxin-antitoxin system PemK/MazF family toxin codes for the protein MSRRGEIWWADLGEPRGSGPGFRRPVLIVQDDAFNASRIATTIAVVLTSNLALSAAPGNVLLPKRATGLPRDSVANVSQVVTIDKAVLVERAGSLGRARLGAVEQGLRLALGLS
- a CDS encoding GNAT family N-acetyltransferase — its product is MGSAVAQRLFRTIPNPGGGPPLNRPMGISYTDELSYLRPSQLSGFFAGWPKHPDPAAHLEILRGSHAVWLAMDGDRCVGFVNALSDGGFYAHIPLLEVLPEYKGRGIGSELLRRMTQTLEGHYAVDVLCDEDVAAFYESRGFRRCVGMALRNYEHQERVLPGSPA
- the uxuA gene encoding mannonate dehydratase, whose protein sequence is MAEFLTHKNMRWYGPGDSVSLRDIRQAGCQGVVTALHQVPVGEVWSVDAILERRALIEAAGLEWRVVESLPVHDAIKRRDGERPRYIDRYRTSLENLAKCGVSVVTYNFMPVFDWLRTDVESPLADGSNTLRFDRSHLAAFDLYVFGRPGAEGDYSPEEVEKANRLSQLQRDRLTATVLMGLPGSDEPFTLDGVRQAMASYADIDAAALRENLGLFLRDVVPTAEENGVRLAIHPDDPPFPVFGLPRVVSTEADLAWILDAAPSPSNGLCFCTGSLGVRPDNDVPAMLGRLGSHVHFLHLRNTRRDGEGGFCESGHLEGDTDMAAVMRAVLEIMRRRGEPLPMRPDHGLQMLDDLHKRATPGYSAIGRLKGLAELRGLEMGLASR